DNA sequence from the Pedobacter sp. W3I1 genome:
TGGCTTGGTGCAGATGAGCTGTACTAAAGATAAGCAAGAGAATTTAGATAAAGCAATTTCGAAAGTAAGGGAAGCAGCTGCAAAAGGTGCGCAGATTGTATGTTTGCAAGAGCTTTTTACTTCGCTATATTTCTGCGATGTAGAAGATTACGATAATTTTGATCTGGCAGAAGCAATTCCGGGTCCATCTACCGATGCTTTGCAGGTTGTAGCCAAAGAATTGGGTGTTGTAATTATTGCTTCCTTGTTTGAGAAACGTGCTGAAGGTTTGTATCACAATACCACAGCCGTTTTAGATGCCGACGGTTCATATTTGGGTAAATATCGAAAGATGCATATTCCTGATGATCCTGCTTTTTACGAAAAATTCTATTTCACTCCAGGCGATTTAGGCTACAAGGTTTTTCAAACCAAGTTTGCTAAAATTGGTATCCTGATCTGTTGGGATCAATGGTATCCAGAGGCTTCACGTATTACAGCGTTAATGGGTGCAGATATCATGTTTTATCCAACTGCAATTGGCTGGGCTACCGATCAGGACGAAGAAACCAATCAAGATCAATACAATGCATGGCAAACCATCCAACGTTCGCATGCGGTTGCGAATGGTATACCGGTGGTGAGTGTAAACCGTGTGGGTTTTGAGCAAGATGGTGCGATGAAATTCTGGGGTGGAAGTTTCGCCACAAACGGACAAGGTAAGATACTTTATTTAGGTTCTCACGATTTAGAAGAAACTGAAGTGGTTGAACTGGATTTGTCAGAATCTGATTTCTTCCGTAAGCACTGGCCTTTCTTAAGAGACAGAAGAATTGATTCTTATCAGCCGATTACGAAAAGATATATTGACGGGGATTAATAAGTCGGAGGTTGGGAGACCGAAGACGGAGGTCAAAGCGCATAATTACAAGGTGCCAAAATTTTGAAGGCCCATAGAAGTTAGAGATCGTGAACAGGAGGAGAGGTGCTTAATGCAGTAAGTCCTAAATATTTGGATTGAACTGTAGGAAGTTGTAATTTGTTGTGGTATTAATGTAAACTATGACATCGGACTTCGGACCACTAACCTCGGACTAAAAATGGCATTCAAATTTGAAAAACTTAAGGTTTGGCAAAAGGCTTTAGATTTGGCTGATGAGATTGATAAAATGACAAAAACTTTTCCAAAAGAAGAGATTTATGTTTTAACATCGCAAGTTAAGCGTGCTGCGGATTCCATTTCAATGAACATTGCTGAGGGGAGTACAGGTCAAAGTAACCCTGAATTCTGTAGATTTTTAAGATATTCTTTACGGTCTGATATAGAAGTCGTGAACTGTTTACACTTGGCAATAAGAAGAGGCTACATTACAGAGGAAATATTTCAGAAACATTATCAGGCCTGCGAAGAAATTTTGATCATGATTTCTGCTTTAATCAAATCGTTAAGTTAAGTCGGATGTCAGGAGACCGGAGTCCGATGATACGGGCGATTAAAATAAACATTTAAACTTCCGACTTCGGGCATCCGACTTTCGGACTTAAAAAATAACACACTAAATCATCCGACTTCGGACGCCCGACTTTCGGACTTTAAAACTATGTCAAACTTTCCTCCTAAAAAAGATTTAAATATCAATCAATTCGATTATTCTCCAAAGCAACAAGGTTATATCTTTCCTGCCGAGTGGGCTAAACACGAGGCAACCTGGCTAAGCTGGCCGCATAAAGAGGAGAGTTGGCCTGGTAAAATTGAAACCATTTACGCACCATACTGCCAGTTTATTAAGGCTGTCGCCGAAGGTGAAAAAGTGCGTATCAATGTGAAAGATGAAGAAATGAAAGCTTTTGCTATTTCTGAATTAACAAAAGTAGATGCCGATTTAAGCCAGATTGAATTTTATTTCAATGAAACCAACGATGCCTGGTGCCGTGATCATGGTCCTGCATTTTTGCTAAAAGGGAATGAAAAGGCTGTTGTAGATTGGGGATATAACGCCTGGGGCGGGAAATACCCTCCGTTCGAACTGGATGATGTGGTGCCAACAAAAATCGCGAAACATTTTAATTTACCTCTATTTACACCAGATATTGTGATGGAAGGTGGTTCGGTAGAATTTAATGGTGCCGGAACAGTTTTAACTACGACTGCTTGTTTGTTGAACAAAAACCGTAATCCACATTTAACCAAAGCGCAGATTGAGCAATATTTACTTGAATATTATGGCCAGGAGCAGGTATTATGGTTAGGAGATGGAATTGTTGGCGACGATACCGACGGTCACATTGATGATATTACCCGTTTTGTAAATGAGGATACGGTTTTAACCGTCGTAGAAAGCAATCCGCTGGATGAGAACTATATTTTATTACAAGAGAACTTAGAGGCTTTAAAAGCAATGAAACTGAAAGATGGCAGAGCATTGAATATTGTTCAATTGCCTATGCCATTACCTGTGATCCATGAAGATACCCGTTTGCCAGCATCCTATGCAAACTTTTATATTGCTAATGCGGCTGTAATTGTTCCGATTTTTGACGATGTAAATGATGAAAAAGCACTTGAAATTATTCAGGGCTGTTTCCCTGACCGGAAAGTGATCGGTATAAACTCTGTAGATATTATTTGGGGACTGGGAAGTTTCCATTGTTTGAGTCAGCAGGAACCGGCTGTTTAGTCTTGAGTCCTTAGTCAAAAGTCATTAGTCAATCTTGCGGTGTTGTCATCCTGAGCCTGTCGAAGGACTGTTTGAAGTGTTTCGATAAACTTAACAGAGTATCTTCGAGAAATA
Encoded proteins:
- a CDS encoding carbon-nitrogen hydrolase — protein: MKKVNVGLVQMSCTKDKQENLDKAISKVREAAAKGAQIVCLQELFTSLYFCDVEDYDNFDLAEAIPGPSTDALQVVAKELGVVIIASLFEKRAEGLYHNTTAVLDADGSYLGKYRKMHIPDDPAFYEKFYFTPGDLGYKVFQTKFAKIGILICWDQWYPEASRITALMGADIMFYPTAIGWATDQDEETNQDQYNAWQTIQRSHAVANGIPVVSVNRVGFEQDGAMKFWGGSFATNGQGKILYLGSHDLEETEVVELDLSESDFFRKHWPFLRDRRIDSYQPITKRYIDGD
- a CDS encoding agmatine/peptidylarginine deiminase; its protein translation is MSNFPPKKDLNINQFDYSPKQQGYIFPAEWAKHEATWLSWPHKEESWPGKIETIYAPYCQFIKAVAEGEKVRINVKDEEMKAFAISELTKVDADLSQIEFYFNETNDAWCRDHGPAFLLKGNEKAVVDWGYNAWGGKYPPFELDDVVPTKIAKHFNLPLFTPDIVMEGGSVEFNGAGTVLTTTACLLNKNRNPHLTKAQIEQYLLEYYGQEQVLWLGDGIVGDDTDGHIDDITRFVNEDTVLTVVESNPLDENYILLQENLEALKAMKLKDGRALNIVQLPMPLPVIHEDTRLPASYANFYIANAAVIVPIFDDVNDEKALEIIQGCFPDRKVIGINSVDIIWGLGSFHCLSQQEPAV
- a CDS encoding four helix bundle protein; its protein translation is MAFKFEKLKVWQKALDLADEIDKMTKTFPKEEIYVLTSQVKRAADSISMNIAEGSTGQSNPEFCRFLRYSLRSDIEVVNCLHLAIRRGYITEEIFQKHYQACEEILIMISALIKSLS